The Montipora foliosa isolate CH-2021 chromosome 6, ASM3666993v2, whole genome shotgun sequence genome includes the window caaaatttgcgacacgaaagtagtagccaaaacgcgggctCGGGGCCGGGGTAGTGTAgggtttcaatttttgtcgttattctcctgtactgctGATGCACTTTAGTCTGAGGTTACGTCATCGTGGATCCTATaacaagatttccgcacaggtccctacttcgtTATGCATACGCtcttttgtttcaagaaaacaatagtgaTAACAATAGACATCCTCTGGGAATGTGGCTATATGGACTTTACAAAAACCGGTCTAACTCctgactgaaatacggaaaatcgaacattttcTCTGCAATTTTGGAACTTTTAATTTCCTGAACTTTTActcattttttcaattttagaataAGCGAAAGAAGTAGAGTTTCAAGCagtcgttgtaatagggttcaggtTCTCAAGCGTAACAAACAGACAAAATAAGAGTACTGTTATcaaaaatttaatggctacaTGCACCTGCACTTTCGGTCTTTTTCTTTGACCGCGTTTTAACACAGCTTTTGGTTATTTCATGGCGACGAAGGAAAGTTTtgttctttgcaccactctaggCACCGCTCGGGATCGGCTATATTAAAGCAGAGACAATTTTCAAATGATCTCAATCTTGCTTTGCTGATGCTagtacttcggtagccatcttgattatcaCGAAGTCACCACTTTGCCTCAAAAGAGTCAAAACGTGAAACGATTAATTTCAATGAACTTGTGCattaaagtttcccatgaaggatgcaccaatcagactggAAGCGTGGTACACTCTTCCGTGCaatgaacttataagtgtgccgcaccgGGCATGAAGTAAAACTGAGCAGATCACAGATCGTAGCAATACTAGATAAACCTAAATCTATCGCAGGGACTAACCATAGGCCTAAACACTGTCTTTAGTTGTAATTAGGGTTatggttagcattattaaagggatagGGCTTTTTCAaaagtagtaaaacagggatctctaaACCTAGGAGTTGTGGGTTCGATTGTAGTTGCTCGGCATGGCACGggtatataataataattgtgatGTAAATAGTCATCCAGAACTCAGAGTAAATAtcatttttaatggtttgaattagcaacttgacacgttagctcagtggtcaaGAATAGTTAAGGACAAGTAAACCAAAGTTTCTACAGTAGGTCAATTCAAAGCAAGCCGCAAGTGACATAGCATTGCAATACCAGAAAAAGctgagcgggatctggaaaaaaaaggacaggacgaagggatagaaagaggaaagctgggacgaaGAAGAGCAACGGTGTGAGCCATGTCGGCAAGGAagacagagagggagggagaAAGCGAGAGGGCGAGAGAAATGAGAtccatttttattcatcccgtaagtaccaATAAGCCAATGTATATATATTTGATTcccttgggtatacgtattgttctacaaaacaatgacgcgaatgcataattaatttattctgcatgcataatgaagtagggacctgtacggaaatcattcctcAAGTATTTGAGAAGAATGAAAATCTCCTAATATCATTGTCATAAGACACGCATGTAATTTCCCTAACATTATGGTTAGTGGCAGGTGTTCTATAAAGCACAAGAGTTTGAATGGAAAGTTCTGAATCGCAAAACCATGTGGACAAATCTATTGATTCTTTTACAAGATCATTTACTAACTTTTACTAACTTTTTGTTGACGTAACTGTGTGTTTGtcatattattttacagtgGTATACACCCTATGCAAAATGAAAAGGGACTGGGAGCGATACGTGCgagaacgaggctagttgggccaagaaaaaatggccgcctgATGCGAAGGGCgccaaattttaaatatgccGGCAAATTGTTGTGTTCCCAAATGCACCAAAAAGCTGTACAGGActgaaaatggaaagaaaatttcctacttcaagtttccagatgatgtgAACCTCAAGAAACGTTGGCTGCATGCTATTCGTCGCGACGAATGTAAGGATTTTACTGTCAACCAAAACACGAAGATTTGCTCTCGTCACTTTAAACCTGAGGACTTTGTTAAGTCTGTCGGAGGCCAGCGTATTTATGTCAGGGAAGGGGTCGTGCCATCACGTTTTTCTTGGTCACAAAGTTCTCCGCTAAAGAGAAAGCCTCCTAAGAAACGTATGTTTACGTCGAATACAGACACAGAGTTGATAGTATCTCAAACAACTAGTGCAACTGAAACCAACGCTGATAACTGCACTTCATCGGCGGCTGGTAGCTCTGCTGATCATGACGTGCAAAACGACACGGATACGCAAGGAAACACGACAGAAGATTTCAAAGAACTTCTCGAAAAACTGAAGAGTCTGGAGCTTGAAAATGCTTCGCTAAAGGCTGAAATAGGAGTTTTGAAACGTCAGAAGGGTCTTGCAGATTCTCGCGTTTTTCAGTTGCGAAATTTTACCTGTGACGAGGACATCGCCTTTTACACCGGCTTTCCTAACTTTGCTACATTTAATGCTGTATATGAATTTTTGAACACTGGAACGAATGGGGAGAACATTAGGTACTGCTCGTCAAAAGAAAGGAGTGTCCCAAAGCGTTTTTATGATGAGAACGAAAATGAAACCGAGGAACCAGAGGAATGCACTCACAAAGGTAGAAAAAGGAGCTTAGAAGCAAGAGAGGAGTTTTTCCTTGTACTCTGCAGACTAAGAAGGGGATTTGCAGAAAAGCATCTGGCTCACTTGTTTCATATCTCTCAGTCAACAGTGAGCAGGATATTCCTGTCCTGGATAAATTACTTGTATCTTAAATTTGGTCAGGTATCTATATGGGCAAATAAGGAGGTTGTTACAGTTACTATGCCAGACAGCTTTAAAGACAAATACTCTTCCACCCGTGTAATAATCGATTGCACAGAGATTAGATGTCAGATGCCTTCCAGCCTTCTTTTGAATTCGAAACTGTTCAGCTCGTATAAAAACCACGTAACTCTGAAAGGCTTAGTTGGAATTGCTCCTAGTGGAGCTATAACTTTTATCAGTCAACTATACAGTGGAAGTATTTCCGATCGCGAAATTGTTGAGAGAAGTGGTTTtctgaagttagattttgaTAAAGGTGACACTGTGATGGCCGATAAAGGCTTTACAATTGAAGATCTCCTTCCACTGGGTGTGAACCTAAACATTCCACCTTTTCTAGGGTTGTATACCCAAATGACAGCACAAGATGTTATCAAGACCCAGGAAATTGCCTCGGTAAGAATACATATCGAACGAGCTATTAACAAAGTCAAGAACTTCCGCATTTGGGATAGTGTCGTACCACTTAGTCTATTTGGGGTGGTAAATCAAATGTGGAGTGTCTGTGCctttttgtgtaacatgcacGATCCTCTTATTTCCACGTAACATTTAGGCAAAGCAATAATGCCTTCTACAGAAGACAACATTATTTAATAAAAGCGCCAGACCCTAATGTTATGTCTCAGAAAGAGCACAGATTTGGTAAACTAGGGTTTCGGCATCTTTGTGCGCTAGGAGCTAGTAAACTGTCATTTATCTTCGTACAGTCATTGTGCTCAAGAACTGAGaataaagaaacaaatcttACAAAAGTTTTATCTTGAAAGACATCAAGGTTGATACTCTGTTTTAGACATATGTGTCATTGCTACAATTTAACAACAATGACACGCTTTTCTAATGTTTACAGAATTCTAAAGCGGCTGGCTCTATAAAATGATTGAAATAGCAGTTCTTAAGGCATTCATTCAATGTGTCCCAGAACTGAGGATCAAATGTGATCCTCTCTACACTCATGCCTTTGCTGGTGTAAATTACAAAATCACACCAGCTAGCCCCTGTAACAGCAAGTTGACCCTGTATTTGAAAGTAGTACTGATGTCCCCTTTTCAGTCTTGGCTGTCCATTTACATTTTCTGCAAAGAAACTTTCATCTGCACATGCATCTAAGGGACTTACATGAAACTTAGTGAAGGGACATTTAACCTCTACTAGTCCAAAAGGCTTACTACAACTATGATCAATGACCTTGCCATCTGGCGATGCTGCCAAAATTGGACAGGCCATACTCACAACAAGGCCACCTTTTAACACTGTAACTGGATTCCTAGCTGCAAACATATATTTTCCATATTCTTTCAAGGCTACAGGTTCATAGGTTTTCCCGTGTTCTGTCTGCTTGGAAGTAAATGGCTTGGGATGAAGCAGATTGTTTACTAAAGAGGCatgatttcttttcctttttgcaaTGGTGTGGAAATTAGAAGCTGTAAACCgaaattttctttcagcatTCCATTCTTGGGAGGCTGCTTGTTCTCTTGTAGTCTTCTCTATGTTATTGAGCTTTACCTCATCAAcagtcaaatgatccaggaGTGCTTCTTGGTTCCTGCTCAAACCATCTGGCTTTTTGTACTGTTCAGAATGTTGCAAAGGAAATGCAGGAAACGCAGATATAGCATTTTGGTCATCATTACCATCATTGCCGTCTGCTCTAGGCACTGAGTCAATATtgcagaaaacttgaaaattggaCTCGGAAAACTGTAACTGATAACTTGCATATGAACCACTCGGAgattttccaaattttgtttcCTGTAAGTTAGTACCACCAGGAGAAATGATTTGAGACAGGGCAAATTTAGGATTGATCTTTTGAAGCTTGTCTTTCAACATAACTTCATCTGCTGTTTGTGTGCTCAAGTTTTTTCTAGCTTCATACAATAAACACCTCACACCACTATCAGGATCATAATCGCTATCTAATTTGGACCTCTTTACATTGAGTTCCATGACAGGTTGGGGCTTGATTTTTTCCCCTCTTGCAGGTCTGTGCCACAGCTGTAAACTGGAGGTGCATGCCTTAGGTTGTGCCATATCAGATTCATGGTCCAACTCcttgacattttgacagctATACAAGCTAAACTTACAAAGTTTCATCATAAGTGCAAGTACATGATTACAAAAGCCAGCAGATCCCGCCACGCACGTACATGAAGAAT containing:
- the LOC138005215 gene encoding uncharacterized protein; this translates as MAADQTVSASRLFEGDIPGASLQGRNPTTLTTDELRFWLKCRGDPAKGLKTKAQLAKRVLEYVASGRDKDVVDPDKNLIYTRRKQRQEKLQTRNDPLLKESTVRFPSTGWSTSLQRMPLFTKAEMDLHVSQSGKNIDRSKQSHTVPTSMRKAKTFLEDEYLKDVVAASDNEYFFFQCLCHHSFKKNEAPHKLKVALCLVSGSVKYSSCTCVAGSAGFCNHVLALMMKLCKFSLYSCQNVKELDHESDMAQPKACTSSLQLWHRPARGEKIKPQPVMELNVKRSKLDSDYDPDSGVRCLLYEARKNLSTQTADEVMLKDKLQKINPKFALSQIISPGGTNLQETKFGKSPSGSYASYQLQFSESNFQVFCNIDSVPRADGNDGNDDQNAISAFPAFPLQHSEQYKKPDGLSRNQEALLDHLTVDEVKLNNIEKTTREQAASQEWNAERKFRFTASNFHTIAKRKRNHASLVNNLLHPKPFTSKQTEHGKTYEPVALKEYGKYMFAARNPVTVLKGGLVVSMACPILAASPDGKVIDHSCSKPFGLVEVKCPFTKFHVSPLDACADESFFAENVNGQPRLKRGHQYYFQIQGQLAVTGASWCDFVIYTSKGMSVERITFDPQFWDTLNECLKNCYFNHFIEPAALEFCKH
- the LOC138005214 gene encoding uncharacterized protein yields the protein MPANCCVPKCTKKLYRTENGKKISYFKFPDDVNLKKRWLHAIRRDECKDFTVNQNTKICSRHFKPEDFVKSVGGQRIYVREGVVPSRFSWSQSSPLKRKPPKKRMFTSNTDTELIVSQTTSATETNADNCTSSAAGSSADHDVQNDTDTQGNTTEDFKELLEKLKSLELENASLKAEIGVLKRQKGLADSRVFQLRNFTCDEDIAFYTGFPNFATFNAVYEFLNTGTNGENIRYCSSKERSVPKRFYDENENETEEPEECTHKGRKRSLEAREEFFLVLCRLRRGFAEKHLAHLFHISQSTVSRIFLSWINYLYLKFGQVSIWANKEVVTVTMPDSFKDKYSSTRVIIDCTEIRCQMPSSLLLNSKLFSSYKNHVTLKGLVGIAPSGAITFISQLYSGSISDREIVERSGFLKLDFDKGDTVMADKGFTIEDLLPLGVNLNIPPFLGLYTQMTAQDVIKTQEIASVRIHIERAINKVKNFRIWDSVVPLSLFGVVNQMWSVCAFLCNMHDPLIST